A genomic stretch from Kribbella amoyensis includes:
- a CDS encoding LacI family DNA-binding transcriptional regulator has product MTDEPRRATIHQVARLAGVSHQTVSRYLRHDAGMKPDTRQRVDAAVKALDYRPNLVARSMRTRRTDRLAVVLPSPHWFPVRLMIAASATAHAAGYQLDVVSAEGSTEERIAELADSGQVDGILSLAPVDSPPDTRIPILVSGTYDQEMHGAGELADGSAVSEIVEHLAGLGHRTFFHLAGPPNYTSARNRKLVYLETIARLGLRSYGVADTNWSAQAGYDAIAALPADSGVTAIIAANDGLAMGAIRATTDRGLRVPEDVSVFGWDDEELGRFATPALSTVAVDREAQGREAILHLIATIRGEPAPAKSPRDLNQLVFRESTAPPPD; this is encoded by the coding sequence GTGACCGACGAACCGCGCCGGGCGACCATTCACCAGGTGGCGAGGCTGGCCGGTGTCTCGCACCAGACCGTCTCGCGCTACCTGCGCCACGACGCCGGGATGAAGCCGGACACCCGGCAGCGGGTCGACGCCGCGGTCAAGGCGCTCGACTACCGGCCGAACCTGGTGGCCCGGTCGATGCGGACCCGGCGGACGGACCGGCTCGCCGTCGTCCTGCCCTCGCCGCACTGGTTCCCGGTCCGGCTGATGATCGCCGCCTCGGCCACCGCGCACGCGGCCGGGTACCAGCTCGACGTGGTCAGCGCCGAGGGGAGTACCGAGGAGCGGATCGCCGAGCTGGCCGACTCCGGGCAGGTCGACGGCATCCTGTCGCTCGCGCCGGTGGACAGCCCACCGGACACGCGGATCCCGATCCTGGTCAGCGGCACGTACGACCAGGAGATGCACGGCGCCGGCGAACTGGCCGACGGCTCCGCGGTGAGCGAGATCGTCGAGCACCTGGCCGGCCTCGGTCACCGGACCTTCTTCCACCTCGCCGGACCGCCGAACTACACCTCCGCGCGCAACCGCAAACTCGTCTACCTGGAGACGATCGCCCGCCTCGGCCTGCGCTCGTACGGCGTCGCCGACACCAACTGGTCCGCCCAGGCGGGGTACGACGCGATCGCCGCCCTGCCCGCGGACAGCGGCGTCACCGCGATCATCGCCGCGAACGACGGCCTGGCGATGGGCGCGATCCGGGCCACCACCGACCGCGGCCTGCGCGTCCCCGAGGACGTGAGCGTGTTCGGCTGGGACGACGAGGAGCTCGGCCGCTTCGCCACCCCGGCCCTCTCCACCGTCGCCGTCGACCGCGAAGCCCAAGGCCGCGAAGCGATCCTCCACCTGATCGCGACGATCCGCGGCGAACCGGCGCCCGCCAAATCCCCCCGAGACCTCAACCAACTGGTCTTCCGCGAGTCGACAGCACCCCCGCCGGACTGA
- a CDS encoding PRC-barrel domain containing protein, which translates to MRLNDLLGHRVHDSAGEDIGGVADVRLVQDGPLLSSNQSALRVDGLIVVEHKSTRLFGYERHVGPALLRWLVHRRLGAVWYLPWEDVERITDHVVQTRSGREDLRPLEELARY; encoded by the coding sequence ATGCGACTGAATGACCTGCTCGGCCACCGGGTCCACGACAGCGCCGGCGAGGACATCGGCGGAGTGGCGGACGTCCGCCTGGTCCAGGACGGTCCCCTGCTGTCGTCGAACCAGAGTGCCCTCCGGGTCGACGGCCTGATCGTGGTGGAACACAAGTCCACCAGGCTCTTCGGCTACGAACGGCACGTCGGCCCGGCGTTGCTCCGGTGGCTCGTCCACCGCCGACTCGGCGCCGTCTGGTACCTGCCGTGGGAGGACGTCGAACGCATCACCGACCACGTCGTCCAAACCCGATCGGGCCGCGAAGACCTCCGCCCGCTCGAGGAACTGGCCCGGTACTGA
- a CDS encoding FadR/GntR family transcriptional regulator encodes MASGSEQPAVTLGPAARARRPARLADLVVESIVDAILSGELRPGSALPPESALSETFQVSRITVREAVKALEAKGLVAVRQGVGAVVTDDTRWNLLDAAVLAAAVKHDANLTILDELVQVRIALESSLAAEAAGHATDEDLAELQAIFHRLEADVRTPAVFIETDVEFHDRIMAASGNRLARSIVSTVHSQARTSLRYQGHPGVEDVAISNEEHWRILDRILDRDAAGAAQAMTDHIRSAWERRRPPARSGD; translated from the coding sequence GTGGCATCGGGTTCCGAGCAGCCGGCCGTGACGCTGGGTCCGGCCGCGCGCGCCCGCCGGCCCGCCCGGCTGGCCGACCTGGTGGTGGAGTCGATCGTTGACGCGATCCTGTCCGGCGAGCTCCGGCCGGGCTCGGCACTGCCGCCGGAATCCGCGCTGTCGGAGACCTTCCAGGTCAGCCGGATCACGGTGCGTGAGGCCGTCAAGGCGCTGGAGGCGAAGGGCCTGGTCGCGGTCCGGCAGGGCGTCGGCGCCGTGGTCACCGACGACACCAGGTGGAACCTGCTCGACGCGGCCGTGCTCGCCGCCGCGGTGAAGCACGACGCGAACCTGACCATCCTGGACGAGCTGGTCCAGGTCCGGATCGCGCTCGAGTCGAGCCTCGCCGCCGAGGCCGCCGGCCACGCCACCGACGAGGACCTCGCCGAGCTGCAGGCGATCTTCCACCGGCTCGAGGCCGACGTCCGGACCCCGGCGGTCTTCATCGAGACCGACGTCGAGTTCCACGACCGGATCATGGCCGCGTCCGGCAACCGGCTGGCCCGGTCGATCGTCAGCACCGTGCACAGCCAGGCCCGCACCAGCCTGCGCTACCAGGGTCACCCCGGCGTCGAGGACGTTGCCATCAGCAACGAGGAGCACTGGCGGATCCTGGACCGGATCCTGGACCGGGACGCCGCCGGGGCCGCCCAGGCGATGACCGACCACATCCGCTCCGCCTGGGAGCGCCGCCGCCCGCCCGCCCGCTCGGGCGACTGA
- a CDS encoding NRAMP family divalent metal transporter: MKRLVGVTLGILTAIGGFVDIGDLVTNALVGSRFGMRLAWVVVVGVIGICLYAEMAGRVVALSGRPVFDLIRERLGRRTGLVTLIASFLVTLLTLIAEIGGVALALELASGVQYLLWVPLAAIAVWLVIWRVKFSRLEQVFGLLGLLLIGFAVALWQLGPDWGDLMHQATTPRPTGNESWLTYAYYAIALFGAAMTPYEVFFFSSGGVEEKWNRRDLVTARSNVFIGFPLGGLLSLAIAGCAAVVYLPAGIEVGTLGQVTLPTAMALGQLGLAVVLVGVFAATFGAALETALSCGYTIAQYRGWQWGKLVRPREASRFHLVIIICLVLAILTLLTAVDPVKVTEYSVVFAAMALPLTYLPILIIANDPDYMGRHTNGPVLNFFALIYLGLLLLASIAAIPLMIVTKAGQ; this comes from the coding sequence GTGAAACGCCTCGTCGGGGTCACGCTCGGGATCCTCACCGCGATCGGCGGCTTCGTCGACATCGGTGACCTGGTCACCAACGCGCTGGTCGGCTCCCGGTTCGGGATGCGGCTCGCCTGGGTGGTGGTCGTCGGCGTGATCGGCATCTGCCTGTACGCCGAGATGGCGGGCCGCGTGGTCGCGTTGTCCGGGCGGCCGGTGTTCGACCTGATCCGGGAACGGCTCGGCCGGCGGACCGGGCTGGTCACCCTGATCGCGTCGTTCCTGGTCACCCTGCTGACGTTGATCGCCGAGATCGGCGGCGTCGCGCTCGCGCTCGAACTGGCCAGTGGCGTGCAGTACCTGCTCTGGGTACCGCTCGCCGCGATCGCGGTCTGGCTGGTGATCTGGCGGGTGAAGTTCTCCCGGCTGGAGCAGGTGTTCGGCCTGCTCGGACTGCTGCTGATCGGGTTCGCGGTCGCGCTCTGGCAGCTCGGCCCGGACTGGGGCGACCTGATGCATCAGGCAACCACTCCGCGGCCGACGGGGAACGAGTCCTGGCTGACCTACGCGTACTACGCGATCGCGTTGTTCGGCGCGGCGATGACCCCGTACGAGGTGTTCTTCTTCTCCTCCGGCGGGGTCGAGGAGAAGTGGAACCGGCGGGACCTGGTGACGGCCCGGTCGAACGTGTTCATCGGGTTCCCGCTCGGTGGGCTGCTGTCGCTCGCGATCGCGGGGTGTGCCGCCGTGGTGTACCTGCCGGCCGGGATCGAGGTCGGCACGCTCGGCCAGGTGACGCTGCCGACCGCCATGGCGCTGGGTCAGCTCGGTCTGGCGGTCGTCCTGGTCGGAGTGTTCGCGGCGACCTTCGGGGCCGCGCTGGAGACGGCGCTCTCGTGCGGGTACACGATCGCGCAGTACCGCGGCTGGCAGTGGGGCAAGCTGGTCCGGCCACGGGAGGCGTCGCGGTTCCACCTGGTGATCATCATCTGCCTGGTGCTGGCGATCCTCACCCTGCTGACCGCGGTCGACCCGGTGAAGGTGACCGAGTACTCCGTGGTGTTCGCCGCGATGGCGCTGCCGCTGACGTACCTGCCGATCCTGATCATCGCGAACGACCCGGACTACATGGGCCGGCACACGAACGGGCCGGTGCTCAACTTCTTCGCCCTGATCTACCTCGGCTTGTTGCTGCTGGCATCGATCGCGGCGATTCCGCTGATGATCGTGACGAAAGCGGGGCAATGA
- a CDS encoding MFS transporter, which translates to MNTSPAPPSTVRPAPVLPYRALIWLAVGTFSTGIDGYVLAGLLPSIATDLQVTEALAGQLVSVFALTSALAAPLLGTVTSGWERRRTITLALAVFIVGNLLVAVAPTYAVALGGRVVAALGGSLLTAAITGYVIHLAPPEHRGKALSFVLGGWMTATALGVPVGLVLGQSSWRFPLIMVAVTGTVALAGILLKLPRLHLPAGSLADRLRPLRQPRLVAGLLVTTGILCASYTCFTYAVLILGPTHQAGWMMIVIMFGYGVASMLGNAVTGRLADRFTPLRVLTVLLVGLFVDATVGAIAFSVAAPGVIAVLGLVWFFAAGIGNGGAAVPQQARLAAMAPTSVAIVMALNGSAISLGSALGGGLGGLALTAGVPPPGLLYVAAAVLAVTLALHGLVARSDQAVAQRN; encoded by the coding sequence GTGAACACTTCCCCCGCCCCGCCGTCGACGGTCCGCCCCGCACCGGTTCTGCCGTACCGGGCGCTGATCTGGCTGGCCGTGGGGACGTTCTCCACCGGGATCGACGGCTACGTGCTGGCCGGCCTGCTGCCCTCGATCGCCACGGATCTCCAGGTGACCGAGGCGCTGGCCGGCCAGCTCGTCTCGGTGTTCGCCCTGACCTCCGCGCTGGCGGCACCACTGCTCGGTACGGTCACCAGCGGGTGGGAACGACGGCGCACGATCACGCTGGCGCTGGCCGTGTTCATCGTCGGGAACCTGCTCGTCGCCGTGGCCCCGACATACGCGGTCGCGCTCGGCGGCCGGGTCGTCGCGGCCCTCGGCGGGAGCCTGCTGACCGCTGCGATCACCGGGTACGTCATCCACCTGGCGCCACCCGAGCATCGCGGCAAGGCGTTGTCGTTCGTGCTCGGTGGATGGATGACCGCGACCGCTCTCGGCGTCCCGGTCGGCCTGGTGCTCGGGCAGTCCAGCTGGCGTTTCCCCTTGATCATGGTCGCCGTGACCGGGACGGTCGCGCTGGCCGGCATCCTGCTCAAGCTGCCGCGGCTGCACCTGCCGGCCGGCTCGCTCGCCGACCGGCTCCGGCCGCTCCGCCAGCCCCGGTTGGTGGCCGGGTTGCTGGTGACCACGGGCATCCTGTGCGCCAGCTACACCTGCTTCACCTATGCGGTGCTCATCCTCGGTCCGACCCACCAGGCCGGCTGGATGATGATCGTCATCATGTTCGGCTACGGCGTGGCCAGCATGCTCGGCAACGCCGTCACCGGGCGGCTCGCGGACCGCTTCACCCCGCTCCGGGTGCTGACCGTGCTCCTCGTCGGCCTGTTCGTCGACGCCACCGTGGGCGCGATCGCGTTCTCGGTCGCCGCGCCCGGCGTGATCGCGGTCCTCGGCCTGGTCTGGTTCTTCGCCGCCGGGATCGGCAACGGCGGCGCCGCGGTCCCGCAACAGGCCCGCCTCGCCGCGATGGCGCCGACCTCGGTGGCGATCGTGATGGCGTTGAACGGCAGCGCGATCTCCTTGGGCTCCGCGCTCGGTGGTGGTCTCGGCGGACTCGCGTTGACCGCCGGCGTCCCACCGCCCGGCCTGCTGTACGTCGCGGCCGCCGTGCTCGCGGTCACCCTCGCCCTGCATGGCCTGGTCGCGAGGTCCGACCAGGCCGTTGCTCAGCGCAACTAG
- a CDS encoding twin-arginine translocase TatA/TatE family subunit gives MTGLIALPEGGEWLVVLAIVVLLFGPAKLPGLVRQLARSKKVWDDETKPARKLPQEHPQEEQPPADSKNETPQ, from the coding sequence GTGACCGGTCTGATCGCCCTGCCCGAAGGTGGCGAATGGCTCGTCGTCCTCGCCATCGTCGTCCTGCTGTTCGGCCCCGCCAAGCTGCCCGGCCTGGTCCGTCAACTGGCCCGCTCGAAGAAGGTCTGGGACGACGAGACCAAGCCCGCGCGGAAGCTGCCGCAGGAGCATCCGCAGGAAGAGCAGCCGCCGGCGGACTCCAAGAACGAAACTCCGCAGTAG
- a CDS encoding Gfo/Idh/MocA family protein, with protein sequence MSPTADRTESTSPGPPYGVAIVGTGGIANAHADALSTFAEQVRLVACADLDPDRAKAFADRRPGLRTGTSLAEILAPGDIDTVVVCTPPASHVPLAIEALEAGVNVVVEKPPTLSLRQLRELAEVEERSPGTVSCIFQHRFGPGAEQLRQLHRDGSLGRPLVGVCNTLWCRDQPYFDVPWRGKWDIEGGGPTMGHGIHQFDLLLDLWGPWSEVTAYAGKLARRTATEDVSCAIVRFESGAVATITNSLVSPRQDSYLRFDYERATVELDHLYGYTGDDWTFTAAPGADELTWTPVEGGRSGHRSQYAAWLRARSEGTTPPVSLQQAAVTMELIAAIYRSAITERPVGRAEIQQGGVFADRMDGFNEPWNEGKTVA encoded by the coding sequence ATGTCACCCACCGCAGACCGGACCGAATCCACCTCGCCGGGACCGCCGTACGGCGTCGCGATCGTCGGGACCGGCGGGATCGCCAACGCCCACGCCGACGCGCTGTCCACCTTCGCCGAGCAGGTCCGCCTGGTCGCCTGTGCCGACCTCGACCCGGACCGCGCGAAGGCCTTCGCCGACCGTCGGCCAGGACTGCGGACCGGGACCTCGCTGGCCGAGATCCTGGCGCCCGGGGACATCGACACCGTCGTCGTCTGTACGCCACCGGCCAGCCACGTCCCGCTCGCGATCGAGGCACTCGAGGCCGGCGTGAACGTGGTCGTCGAGAAGCCGCCGACGTTGTCGCTGCGTCAGTTGCGCGAGCTCGCCGAGGTCGAGGAGCGGTCACCGGGCACGGTCAGCTGCATCTTCCAGCACCGGTTCGGACCGGGCGCCGAGCAACTCCGGCAACTGCACCGCGACGGTTCGCTCGGCCGTCCGCTGGTGGGCGTCTGCAACACCCTCTGGTGCCGCGACCAGCCGTACTTCGACGTGCCCTGGCGCGGCAAGTGGGACATCGAAGGCGGCGGACCCACGATGGGTCACGGCATCCACCAGTTCGACCTCCTGCTCGACCTGTGGGGACCGTGGTCCGAGGTCACCGCGTACGCCGGGAAGCTGGCTCGCCGGACCGCGACCGAGGACGTGTCCTGCGCGATCGTGCGGTTCGAGTCCGGCGCGGTCGCGACGATCACGAACTCGCTGGTCTCGCCTCGCCAGGACTCCTACCTCCGCTTCGACTACGAACGCGCGACCGTCGAGCTGGACCACCTGTACGGGTACACCGGTGACGACTGGACCTTCACGGCCGCACCGGGCGCCGACGAGCTGACCTGGACCCCGGTCGAGGGCGGTCGCAGCGGCCACCGATCGCAGTACGCGGCCTGGTTGCGGGCGCGATCGGAGGGCACGACGCCACCCGTGTCGCTGCAGCAGGCGGCCGTGACGATGGAGCTGATCGCCGCGATCTACCGGTCCGCGATCACCGAGCGACCGGTCGGCCGCGCCGAGATCCAGCAGGGCGGGGTGTTCGCGGATCGGATGGACGGATTCAACGAACCGTGGAACGAAGGGAAGACCGTCGCATGA
- a CDS encoding PmoA family protein, with amino-acid sequence MSDLTYQDDGTSSVSVAAAGTELFTYVYQSGAAQYESPRPYLHPLRTPSGRLVSIYRPHDHYWHVGIAWSLPHFGADNFWGGPSFRNGRGYVQLDNNGSARHRRTDRAEIVEGVFHFGHELEWFRQDGTEVVQESRQLTARLAAEQSAWTLTFETSMRNVSGEDIVIGSPTTEGRPDAGYGGLFWRGPRSFTGGTVLGPDGATGEELRGQRAPWMAFTGKHDEVEGTSSVVMVDAPSNAQHPPQWFARSQPFGCLGPAPFFSEEVTFGRDTTMTNRYAVVIADGAVDLDRAKRLADVGSSAL; translated from the coding sequence ATGAGCGACCTGACCTACCAGGACGACGGGACCAGCAGCGTCTCCGTGGCGGCCGCCGGGACCGAGCTGTTCACCTACGTCTACCAGTCCGGCGCGGCGCAGTACGAGTCGCCGCGGCCGTACTTGCATCCGCTGCGGACCCCGAGTGGCCGGCTGGTCAGCATCTACCGGCCGCACGACCACTACTGGCATGTCGGGATCGCCTGGTCGTTGCCGCACTTCGGGGCCGACAACTTCTGGGGCGGACCCAGCTTCCGCAACGGCCGCGGGTACGTCCAGCTCGACAACAACGGCTCGGCGCGGCACCGCCGGACCGACCGGGCCGAGATCGTCGAAGGCGTGTTCCACTTCGGCCACGAGCTGGAGTGGTTCCGCCAGGACGGCACCGAGGTGGTCCAGGAGAGCCGGCAGCTCACCGCGCGCCTGGCGGCCGAGCAGTCCGCCTGGACGCTGACCTTCGAGACGTCGATGCGGAACGTCAGCGGCGAGGACATCGTGATCGGTTCGCCGACGACCGAGGGGCGGCCGGACGCGGGGTACGGCGGGCTGTTCTGGCGTGGACCGCGGTCGTTCACGGGCGGTACCGTCCTCGGTCCGGACGGCGCGACCGGGGAGGAGCTGCGAGGACAGCGCGCGCCGTGGATGGCCTTCACCGGCAAGCACGACGAGGTCGAGGGCACGTCGTCGGTCGTGATGGTGGACGCGCCGTCGAACGCGCAGCACCCGCCGCAGTGGTTCGCCCGGTCCCAGCCGTTCGGCTGCCTCGGCCCGGCCCCGTTCTTCAGCGAAGAGGTCACGTTCGGCCGCGACACCACGATGACCAACCGGTACGCCGTCGTGATCGCGGACGGCGCCGTCGACCTGGACCGGGCCAAACGCCTGGCCGACGTCGGCAGCTCGGCGCTCTAG
- a CDS encoding right-handed parallel beta-helix repeat-containing protein: protein MGRRRSRPLPVLATLLAAALGLSVLGLDGTAYAAGPVTIAVSPTGQAAGADHVVRTFEAAQGLVRAHSARRDVRVIVAGGIHELARPLRFDARDGGRNGHRVTWTSAPGERAVLSGGSRVTGWTLADPAKNIWVAKVPAGTTTRQLYADGKLAERPRLMLAPDKKNRAHLSFSPRGLTVNDPALAAKFAALRDTSGLELEELGSFTDRYSPVSSIEGNELVMTQPAWENNNFGYDTLKSPYNRGALYLNNAYEFIDSPNQWALDSKAGKLFYKPADGRSAGDSEIRLPRLESLIQIGGSYAEPVRDLTFSGLQFSDTTWRFPSGPQGYADQQSGAHIVGKYNPPADYLTSCQDGCPEFEATRNEWHQIPAAVQVSAASHITFDGNVFTRLGQVGLGLGMDPNAHASGPGYGAGEIDVQGNRFTDSAASAIVVGGVQPDAHHPRDPRMTNHDVRIVDNTISGVSKNYRDNAGILATYVTRATISHNTLTDLPYDGIDIGWGWGINDPGGNEYYLKAGLYEYQPIYTTPTTFRENAVSHNLIHDTKQAMHDGGSIYTLSSSPGTVIERNYVYDSRETFGALIDQGTRYVVMRENVFLGSSRWVYVNADDKDPETFNTKDNLITGNWWDVGPARNPEGPGYNNRLVGNTQVTDGVFPPEAQRVMTEAGARR, encoded by the coding sequence ATGGGTCGTAGACGAAGTCGCCCCCTCCCCGTCCTCGCCACCTTGCTCGCCGCCGCGCTCGGACTCTCCGTGCTCGGCCTCGACGGCACCGCGTACGCCGCCGGTCCGGTCACCATCGCGGTGTCCCCGACCGGTCAGGCGGCCGGCGCCGACCACGTCGTCCGCACCTTCGAAGCCGCCCAAGGACTCGTCCGGGCCCACTCGGCCCGCCGCGACGTCCGGGTGATCGTGGCCGGCGGCATCCACGAACTCGCCCGGCCGCTGCGTTTCGACGCCCGGGACGGCGGCCGGAACGGACACCGGGTCACCTGGACCAGCGCCCCTGGCGAGCGCGCGGTCCTGTCCGGCGGATCCCGGGTCACCGGCTGGACCCTGGCCGATCCCGCGAAGAACATCTGGGTCGCGAAGGTCCCGGCCGGGACCACGACCCGCCAGCTGTACGCCGACGGCAAGCTCGCCGAGCGCCCGCGGTTGATGCTCGCCCCCGACAAGAAGAACCGCGCCCACCTGTCGTTCAGTCCTCGCGGCCTGACCGTGAACGACCCAGCCCTGGCCGCCAAGTTCGCCGCGCTCCGGGACACGTCCGGCCTGGAGCTGGAGGAACTCGGCTCCTTCACCGACCGGTACTCCCCGGTCAGCTCGATCGAGGGCAACGAGCTGGTGATGACCCAGCCGGCCTGGGAGAACAACAACTTCGGGTACGACACGCTCAAGTCGCCGTACAACCGGGGCGCGCTGTACCTGAACAACGCCTACGAGTTCATCGACAGCCCGAACCAGTGGGCGCTGGACTCGAAGGCGGGCAAGCTCTTCTACAAGCCCGCCGACGGCCGGTCGGCCGGTGACTCCGAGATCCGGTTGCCGCGGCTGGAGTCGCTGATCCAGATCGGCGGCAGCTACGCGGAGCCGGTCCGCGACCTGACCTTCTCCGGGCTGCAGTTCTCCGACACCACCTGGCGCTTCCCGAGCGGACCGCAGGGGTACGCCGACCAGCAGAGCGGCGCGCACATCGTCGGCAAGTACAACCCGCCGGCCGACTACCTGACCAGCTGCCAGGACGGCTGCCCCGAGTTCGAGGCGACCCGGAACGAGTGGCACCAGATCCCGGCCGCGGTCCAGGTCTCGGCGGCCTCGCACATCACCTTCGACGGCAACGTCTTCACCCGGCTCGGCCAGGTCGGCCTCGGTCTCGGCATGGACCCGAACGCCCACGCCTCCGGACCCGGGTACGGCGCCGGCGAGATCGATGTCCAGGGCAACCGCTTTACCGACAGCGCGGCGTCCGCGATCGTGGTCGGTGGGGTCCAGCCGGACGCCCACCACCCGCGCGACCCGCGGATGACGAACCACGACGTCCGGATCGTCGACAACACGATCAGCGGCGTCTCGAAGAACTACCGCGACAACGCCGGCATCCTGGCCACCTACGTGACCCGCGCGACGATCTCGCACAACACCCTCACCGACCTGCCGTACGACGGCATCGACATCGGCTGGGGCTGGGGCATCAACGACCCGGGCGGCAACGAGTACTACCTGAAGGCCGGCCTCTACGAGTACCAGCCGATCTACACCACGCCGACCACGTTCCGGGAGAACGCCGTCAGCCACAACCTCATCCACGACACCAAGCAGGCGATGCACGACGGCGGCAGCATCTACACGCTGTCCTCGAGCCCCGGCACCGTGATCGAGCGCAACTACGTCTACGACAGCCGGGAGACGTTCGGCGCCCTGATCGACCAGGGCACCCGGTACGTCGTGATGCGCGAGAACGTGTTCCTCGGCAGCAGCCGCTGGGTCTACGTCAACGCCGACGACAAGGACCCGGAGACCTTCAACACCAAGGACAACCTGATCACCGGCAACTGGTGGGACGTCGGCCCGGCCCGTAATCCCGAGGGACCGGGCTACAACAACCGGCTGGTCGGCAACACCCAGGTCACCGACGGCGTCTTCCCACCGGAGGCCCAGCGGGTGATGACCGAGGCGGGCGCCCGCCGCTGA
- a CDS encoding gas vesicle protein K, which yields MTDLFAPRVEADKDTVERELFKLVLTIVELIRQLMERQALRRIDEGDLAPEQVEELGLALFRLDEAMTTLRDRFDLTPDDLNLDLGPLGPLLADGPR from the coding sequence ATGACTGACTTGTTCGCCCCCAGGGTGGAAGCCGACAAGGACACCGTCGAACGCGAGCTGTTCAAGCTGGTCCTGACGATCGTCGAGCTGATCCGGCAACTGATGGAACGGCAGGCGCTGCGGCGGATCGACGAGGGGGACCTGGCGCCCGAGCAGGTCGAGGAGCTCGGCCTGGCCCTGTTCCGGCTGGACGAGGCGATGACGACCTTGCGCGACCGCTTCGACCTCACCCCCGACGACCTGAACCTCGATCTCGGTCCGCTCGGCCCGTTGCTGGCCGACGGACCCCGCTGA
- a CDS encoding LCP family protein, translated as MSRSRRAAGRRATPAAGRRVRRRGHRARTATRAIGLTLVSALVPGSGLVIGGRRKLGAVVLTISLGLLAAGAYFGLTQRDAIVALAVSPTRLLVVTTALVLLAAGWIWVVVASHKLLRPVSLSMTGRLAGSMVVGLLCFGIVVPTTVAAQTVMAQRDLVGSVFASEGNSKSATRPKVDKKDPWAGTPRLNLLLLGADDGDGRTGTRTDTVIVASIDTRTGDTALISLSRNWMRMPFPADSPLHTEYPDGYWDPKLGNVEQPEYYLDSMYDNVPKAHPGILGQTDNPGADVVKLAAGAALGLDIDYYLQVNLQGFESIIDALGGITVNINYKVPVGGDYGVGPGTNGHKLPSRYLQPGPDQKLNGPDALWFARGRYGLSDPSRQERQRCTIHALVNSVNPATLVTKYQQIAAAGKQLLRTDIPQEILPAFVELGLKVKGAKVSNVDLDKDKNFPNGRKPDYPAMRKLVRTAITPKSTTPPITPPTSPATPGTTKTPRLPQTSKPPKTSETPGTPQNLDDACAYQPAAGSS; from the coding sequence ATGTCGCGCAGTAGACGCGCAGCGGGACGGCGAGCGACGCCCGCGGCTGGACGGCGGGTCCGGCGGCGGGGTCATCGGGCCCGGACGGCGACGCGGGCGATCGGGCTCACGCTGGTGAGCGCGCTGGTCCCCGGGTCCGGGCTGGTGATCGGTGGCCGGCGGAAGCTCGGTGCGGTCGTGCTGACGATCAGCCTCGGGTTGCTGGCGGCCGGGGCGTACTTCGGGCTGACCCAGCGGGACGCGATCGTCGCGCTCGCCGTCTCGCCCACCCGGTTGCTGGTCGTGACCACCGCGTTGGTGCTGCTCGCGGCCGGGTGGATCTGGGTCGTCGTGGCGTCGCACAAACTGCTGCGCCCGGTCAGCCTGTCGATGACCGGGCGGCTGGCGGGGTCGATGGTGGTCGGGCTGCTGTGCTTCGGCATCGTGGTCCCGACCACCGTCGCCGCGCAGACCGTGATGGCGCAGCGCGACCTGGTCGGCAGCGTGTTCGCCTCCGAGGGGAACTCCAAGAGCGCCACCCGGCCGAAGGTGGACAAGAAGGACCCGTGGGCCGGGACGCCCCGGCTGAACCTGCTGCTGCTCGGGGCCGACGACGGCGACGGCCGGACCGGGACCCGGACCGACACCGTGATCGTCGCGAGTATCGACACCCGGACCGGCGACACCGCGCTGATCTCGCTGAGCCGGAACTGGATGCGGATGCCGTTCCCGGCCGACTCGCCGCTGCACACCGAGTACCCGGACGGGTACTGGGATCCGAAGCTGGGCAACGTCGAGCAGCCGGAGTACTACCTGGACTCGATGTACGACAACGTGCCCAAGGCGCATCCCGGCATCCTCGGCCAGACCGACAACCCAGGCGCCGACGTGGTGAAGCTGGCGGCCGGGGCGGCACTCGGCCTGGACATCGACTACTACCTGCAGGTGAACCTCCAGGGATTCGAGTCGATCATCGACGCGCTCGGCGGGATCACGGTCAACATCAACTACAAGGTCCCGGTCGGCGGCGACTACGGCGTCGGGCCCGGGACGAACGGGCACAAGCTGCCGTCCCGGTACCTGCAACCGGGTCCGGACCAGAAGCTGAACGGGCCGGACGCGCTCTGGTTCGCCCGCGGCCGGTACGGGCTGAGCGACCCGTCCCGGCAGGAGCGGCAGCGCTGCACGATCCACGCCCTGGTGAACAGCGTCAACCCGGCCACGCTGGTGACGAAGTACCAGCAGATCGCCGCGGCCGGCAAGCAGTTGCTGCGGACCGACATCCCGCAGGAGATCCTGCCCGCGTTCGTCGAGCTCGGGCTCAAGGTGAAGGGCGCGAAGGTGTCCAACGTCGACCTGGACAAGGACAAGAACTTCCCCAACGGCCGGAAGCCGGACTACCCGGCGATGCGCAAGCTGGTCCGGACCGCGATCACGCCGAAGTCCACCACCCCGCCGATCACCCCGCCGACAAGTCCCGCGACGCCTGGTACCACCAAGACCCCGAGGCTGCCGCAGACCTCCAAGCCCCCGAAGACCTCCGAGACGCCGGGCACGCCGCAGAACCTCGACGACGCCTGCGCGTACCAGCCGGCGGCCGGCTCCTCGTGA